The sequence below is a genomic window from Aspergillus nidulans FGSC A4 chromosome V.
agcaataaaggaatgggaaacccctactactataaagggcgtccgaggattcctgggctttgccaacttctaccgaaggttcatccctaacttctcagggatcgtacgcccactaaacaacttgacaaagaaaggaacacccttcttgtggactaaggagtgccaggatagctttgatctgcttaaggaaaagttcattactggacctgtcctagcaaccttcaacccttcctaccgtacggtagtagagaccgactcctcaggttataatacaggaggagttctctctcaatataatgaaaaagggggaattgcacccatgtgcctacttctctaaaaggaattccccagctgaatgcaactacgagatctatgacaaggagctacttgcaattgtacgatgtcttgaagcctgggatgctgaactgcgctcatgtggagaattccaagttattaccgaccacaagaacctggagtacttcttctccccaaggaaactgacagAGCGGcacgtacgatggtccttatttctcagccggttcaacttcaagttagtatataggaaagggtcagccaatcagagagctgatgcactttcacggagagaccaagacatgcctgatgataaagatgacagggtcaagtctcgtacgatgcaactCTTTAGTAAAAAACACTTGGGAAAAatggtagttgccacccttcAACCAACCGGAGAGCCACCACGCGAGCCGTGTGAGAAAGGTGACAtgtggaaagaggcactcaagcaggataaagggtacAATGAGGCAATACAGTGCCTGaaggatggagcaaggaaattTCCCCCACATCTACAGTTGAAAGTGGGAACCTCGGAATGCCAATTAGACGCCCAAggctatatcctcttccgcggaAGGAGGTGGGTACCTGGgagtgaacagctccgtacaaatataattcaagctgcgcacGACTCTATgttgacaggacatcctggccgggaGCAAACATATatgctggttagccgtgagtatttctggcctaacatgtcccaaGACATCAGGAGATTCGTCCGAAACTGTGATGTATGATGGAAGGACgaaatcttggagggaccagagaaagggactattaaagcccctccctgtgcctgatcgtccctggcaggaggtttcaatggatttcatcacagacctaccagagagtgaaggttgtacaaacatcatggttatcacagaccggttaaccaaaggtgtgatactagaaggaatgtcagagattgactctgagagcgTGGCCTGGGccctcgtacgagtacttataagcaaacatgggatcccgaaggctatcacctcggacagaggaagccagtttacaagtaatacatgggctcgcatatgtaccctgacagggattaaCCGCCGACTATCTACAGCCCATCACCcccagactgatggatcaacagagaggatgaacagtACAGTGGagacctacctccgcatctatacctgctatgaccagagggactggaacaggttactcccacttgcagagctagcaattaatggccgtacatcaacagcaacaggggtcagccccttctacctaagccatgggtataacctcagcccatttagccctaccgaggaggtagagcaactagccgaagaaccagccaagagtcctatccagaaaggggaagctattgtacggaaagttaaggaagccctagactgggctcaagcctccatggcctattcccaacagaatgcagagaatcaggctaataaacacaggagcccggccacaaactaccaagtgggagataaggtctggctaagtctgaagaacatctgtacggaccgacccagcaagaaactggactggaagaacgccaagtatgaggttataggcctggtgggcagccatgctgtacggctgaatacacccccagggatccatccagtcttccatgtggacctgcttcggctggcttcatcagatccacttccttcccagaagaatgatgatacccagccccctggcatcattgtgaacggcgagaaagaatacatggtagagaaaatcctggacgaacgtcccaggagatacgggagaggtcaccggctggaatacctagtgaaatggtcaggctatgctcggccaacctgggaagctgccacagctttggaggaagcacaagctctggatgagtggctggatcgtacaaaacagtatagacttcaggacggctcactaaacagagatgcatacataaaggctaaagcgacatgacctacccctatgacctgtacttcctacatgaagaaagggggggggtactgttatgggtcctttgcctatacaaggaccttagaccttagtgactcggccaaggcctgcgctgtcctgaaggcggtgagccacctacaagacttcctcacaacaacaatccttctttctcctttcttctttagcgattccttcttgtacgtacggcacgtctagataggaagatccatctaaatacgtcccttaacatatATCGAGCTGGCTCTGTACGGCATTGAAGTATAtgcagcaattgatgcaTACTCTCGATATATCCTATGGATCTATATTGGTATCAGCTCTCGTACGGCCGTCAGTGTTGCAAGTTCTGCAATGAATTCATTAAAGTCTTGAAGTattgaagtatgattgattgttgtgttgtttttgaagctatcgctaatgatatcatttattattctgcccgacgcccaaccgctttcctcttctggatcaggcagGAGCCAGTCGATGCCATACAGCAACGCTATACAACGAGGCTCATCCTGGGCACCGTGCCCGGGATGAGCTCTGCCTGGGATGGGCcagcagatatgacggaTACGGCAACAGTCAGTGTCCTCCAACAATTTCTTGATACCGTTGGTattgctcaacagcagcctCGCTTTGTACGATCAGGCCGTGTTACAGACACAACCTTACTGGCCGAAGCTCAATATAAGCTCCAGCAGTCCCTTCATCCAAATCTCGTTATTAGGGACTGCTGTCTATATGGTACAGGTGCTTCTAGCCGAAGAATTGAGGCATTGTGGCATCATATAACCCGTGATATTGTATTTCGATATAGAGTAAGTGCTTATATATACCTTTTATTACTTTGTACAAAGGGCTGATTAAGGATTAGGAGTACTTCCGTGACCTTCAAGATGAAGGCAAGTTTTCTATGGATCAGCTAAGTGATCGGATGGCTTTATATGCAATCTATATACCTCTTCTCAGAGTCCAAATTCCATCATTCGTACGAACATGGAACCATAATTCAGTTCGGAAttgttgcaattctgcgaagttcaattgatgtatgaagtatgattgattgttgtgttgttttgaagctatcgctagtgatatcattTGTCATGCTGcccgacgaccgaccgcctgggtcacgggctatcatccaggccatgattgggatatggcaacacTTACATTTCTATTGCGAACGGGTCGCCCCTGGGGACAAATGCAGGCGACTCATGAGCTGTGAACTACCCCATTGACGCGCATACAGCCTCGTTTCTTGGCCGCGCTTCATGGAGAAAGCGCCGGTTACTTTCAGCTCCACAATCCCGACTAGGAAGCTATGTCAAAACGATCGCAGAACAACTGCACCAACAGGTAATTGCTACCAGAGCCCTCTATGTTTGTCTATTTGACTGGTGGGTTGAGCGAAGCAGTGTCGTCGTTGCCATCTACTGATCCGTTTTTCGTTGAGAGCCCATACGCCAACACCTCGGGCGACTGGAACTATACCACACTAGAGCAAGGGCGACTACAATTTTAATTACCCGCGACCCGATTGAGTGCAACTTTTACAAGAGGCGCTGAAGCTATGTGCTTCTCATTGGCATTCGCTCATGAGGCGAATCATGACACGTCTGCGTAGTCGTCTATTTGTCCACTACCACTTCAAAACCCCACAACATCACGCGACACCACTCCCTCGGCCAAGGCTCTCTTACACGACCTTCCACTCTCTGTTTGACTTCAATGTCTCGATTACATTTTCAAAGTTCCAAGTGCCAATTCCCCGTCGGCAGGAGTGGTAAGAGCATGATCTCTATTTCAGTACAATGTCTGTTATCATCAGGAATAATGACGTTCTCTATACTGTTAAGGTCACCCTTTCTATCCCTAATTTCTATAGCAGCCTACAAACCCGTTCAGCAGCTCCATAGTTCGAGCGTGTGAAGACCGAAGCGAGCGCACATCAGCATGGAATTGACCTGCGTTGTGGGACATCCTGTGTCGGGGCCATGTCTATCAGCAGTGACTTATTGTGGTCAGTCTTTATAAAATCAATGTTAGTGCGAGTTTAGATATTCCATCAAAAGGACCGATATACCTGGATGGGTTTGATGGTGGTTTGCTTCGGGGTGCCGGTGATAACAAAGTTCTAGTCCTATTATAATTTGATAGCTTTAATTATTTACAGCTGTCTATGTGTACAAAGCCAAAGCATTTAGTCATCAACAGGCAAGGTGGCCGAGCGGTCTAAGGCGCGCGGTTAAGGTTTCTAGTCGAACCTCCTCTTGATCTTCAAGTTTCCGCGTCATTAATTTGGCGTGGGTTCGAATCCCACCCTTGTCAGTTTTTTTTTAATCCCCTCCACATCACAGGAGCTACCAGTAAGTATTTGAGAGATTTTGCCACTACACCAAAAAGGGTCAACCCTTATTAGTAAGGGCTTTTATTCTGGTTGTCAGTATTGAGGTAGATCCATACTTCTGGAGCGGCTACCAGACACAGCTTTGTCATAGGGAtgcactcggtgcgggtttgcgggttATAGAAAAacaacccgcaccgcaccgcaacccgcaAGATTTAGAATAGTCCGCACCGCAAAATCCGCATTTTGCAATACTATACCTAATGTAGTTAGATTACATCTGCCGCTAAACTAACTATAGTTAGATTTATCCTTTATGCAGTGCGGATTATCCGCATTGAGGGTAATCCGCACCATCAAATTTTCTGTTATAAACGAAACCATGTATAACACCATGAGTTTAAGGTATTTTCTTATTTAGAGTAGGATAACAAAATCTATATAGCTAAAATAACATAACAATATGCAGTATAATCAAAAAAAATTGATGGTGTAGCATGATCTTGTGTAAGGGGATGATATGCTTGTTCTAAGCTATATCCTGCcgtatatacaagaagggtttgttaaggaaaagaaaggtgtGTCCAGTGTGCGTGGGTAGAAATAGGGATCTCGTTAAGCGAGGGCCCGCTAGTACGAGGCCTCCCATTGGCCGAGTCCTGACAAAAAGGGTTCTTCGTACGAGGAACCCATAACATCTTGTGAATAATAAAGAATACATGCCTGTTACATcttagatatatatatattaccACTATACATTACCGAGCTACAGCCTTCAATGTAATCAGACTCTATAATATTAGAATTTGATAAGAATTCTATATTCTTGGCTGAAATATTCAACTTATAACTATAGCCTGCCATTAAAAATAGCTACAAGAAGCAATAAATAGTTTAAGATTGTTAGAATTCAACTAATATGCTATACTGGCGACTGGATAGCAGTGGTATCCATtactagacttgttaaacccaacccacgaaacccgccccaacccgccccgacccgccaagaaatgggttgggttagaccttctaattatctattgggttttggatatttttggctgccccaaagcccggcggagcaacccgctgggttgccaagatatctgaataggtatattactgtatttagattatatttgcttacttagatagttataatacagtatttaaatacagtattttattaactatgtagatcactgcttattagagtaatgatatgcataactgggttattttgggttttttaggttgggttagaattatcTGCcaaacccatgggcggtttactgtgaaggtaacccaccccaaaacccgcgtgggcggatcagctaggcctgaaaacccgccccaacccgtggtttaacaagtctatccATTACTTCTCTAGAACTGGTTTGAGACTACAGTACACTACATAGTAGTCTAGTAGTATATGTATACTTTTTTTTCCTACTCTAGATTAGTAGATCGAAACCGCCCGGGGTTAAACTGATGCAATCAGAAAATAATTTTTTCTAAAACTTCTGTGGGCTGCGTCAGCCTGCCTCGCTAAACAAAGAGGATCAGCTAATCTACCCATGGGTTGATTCGGATTACGTAATCACAACTCCTACCAATCAGAACTCTATCCTTTTCTAAAATAACATCAAGATCTTTATTCACAATCTTTTTGGTCGACCATTCACTATGGTTCGAAAATAGCCGGCAAATCCCATAAATTCAGCCATGGGTAGACTACATAATGAAATCCAATCTCTAAGGCCTTTATCTGTTATCTCCCATTGATTCTTCCATGTTTTAATCTTTCCTCTCTTCATATCCCAGTTTTCATTATCGCACCCCGTCGTCAAAAATCAAGGTTTTTCATCCCTTCCCCTTTTCTCTAAAATCCCTCACGCTGCTTTGGCCTCTAGAGTCTAAGTCACCAGGTCTACCCGTGGGTGGATTTCTGAGTATCCACTCTTAATCCTATTATCCACTTAGCACCCTGATTGTCGGCCAACGCAGCACGTACATGGCGCCGTGATGGCAGGAAAACGAAAAGCGTCGGGTGCCGACTCGGCCCCTCCCAGTTCCAAGAAACCCAAACAGGCACGCggcaaaggcaagaaggTGGAAGAGCCCACTGAAACCGCACCTACGACTGGCGTGATTGTAGAAGATACAATCAATCAGGCCCTAGAAACAGCCTTCTTAGGAACTGTTCTGCTGGATGTTCGGTGCCTTAGCATCCAATGGGAGAATCagaagagaaacagagaACTCCAGCCCAGTTTGGTTGCACGGCTTAAAGATGCTTTTAAAAATGGCATCAAGAGATATGCTATTGAAGATCATCTCAAAGCCACTACTACGAACGCTAGTTTCGAGCGTCTCCTTGAAATCAACTTTCCTCTATCTGAACAAAAAAGAGATTCAGAGCTTGCATACCTTCGGAGCCGCGCAGCCACTCATTCTGGCCTAAAGGTATGAGCAATTTCTACCCATGGGTACGATATGAACTAACATTATATAAAAGAGTACTATGCTTCATGTGAAAACTGTCTCCCCTGCAACCCCACTTACCCTCCGAAATGGCCAACATAGGGTACAGGCACTGGTTGAACTTTGCGATGAACAGAAGCAGCTCGCGGCGTCCGGTGCCTTCGATGATTCTGGCAACCCTATTGGCCCACCAGGTGACGATGTTAGTTAGCACCTTGTCTACCCATGGTTAGAATATAAGCCCCGCTAATATGTCGTATCAGGATTATCTGTGGGCTGTGGATCTATACGATAGCAGCCAATTGAAGCCTGATACACTCAATGCCTTGATTTCAAATTGCGATGTTGTTCGCAAAACAAATTCAGAAGGATATAATGCTCTGAATATCATTACATACATTGAACAGTTagatgacgaggagagagCTGAGCGATTAAAGGCCAGCAATTTTAAGCAGTGGCTTAACAATGTCTTTGGGGTGAATCTTACATATACAACACGCATGATTACTATCCTCAAAGACAAAACTCTCTCCAAGATGATCCGCCTGTATTGTGGTACAAGATATGGAGAAAACTCGTTCAACTGGTCCTTGATGGCTCGAATCCAAGCAGGCAAGCAGACAGAGGTAAGTAAGTCCCCATATTTCATTCTAATGGAAATCTAACTATAGGGTAGATGTGGAAACAGGAGTTCCAGAAGTTCTTTAAGTTTTGCTCTACTATTTTTGGGGCTAAACATCAGAATCTCATTGTATATAATGATTGGAAGATGATCCTTGCTCTGGACCAGGGCCGTCCACTCTCCCAGCTGaggcttctttttttccccaaACGCGAGGATTATTGGACAGAGTTTACCAATGGTTCTGTGCAAAGACGGAAGCAACCATTTCCAATCTCAAGTGACTACTccagcaagctggaacttccCAAACTGGAATCCCCCATTGTTATCCAGAATCAGGAGTTTGCTAACAGACGGCCTGGGTTCCTTGTCAATCTCTCTGATGCGTCCTATAAAGATGTTTTCAGACATCTCCATGCCCATCAAAATCTCTACTGCCCCACCTGGTAAGATCTCATATTTATTCTACCCATGGTTGGAAATGTCTCACAAGATTGTAGGAACAATTGGGTTGATCTGGAGAAAAATGTCTCGTCAGTTGTATCCAAGGTATTACATCATGTAATGATGTGGATCGAGCCGACCTGGAGACTCCCATCAAAATCAAGCCATGAATGGATGTCATTTAGCTGGCTACATCAGATTGAACAGTTTCTGTtcctggatgaagatgactCGGCTCCTTCCTCAGAAACACCTGAGCATAAGGCATGGGAATTTCTCCAGAATCTGTGGGAACTAGTCCGCAATGAAAACTTGTGGCAAGATCCCAATCTTCAGACTTTTGTATGTTAAGATCCTTTAACTCCCTACAATACTGAATATAGTATATACTAATAATGAATAAAATAGCTGAATGTCCCCGAATCCACCCTAGGGGATAATCTTGAGATAGATGAAGAGAATACCCCTAAAAAAGGTCAAAAGATGCGGAATGCCGAGGAATCCCGCCAGCAATACCTTCGTCGTTTCCAATATGTGCACTGGATCCAGGTTGTAAAATTGGTTATTGACGCACGGCCAGATTGTCTTCAAGGCATTATGAGCGAGTTCAATGATATTAACCGCTTGGTAAGTATTCACTAGTTCAAATAATCTACCTGTGGGTAGATCCTAATCTAACACACCTATAGACTGCCGCTTATGAGCCATACACTCCCTGGGGGGATATTTTCTGTAAAATGAATTTCTCCCAGAATAAAATGTTGCAGAAAACCCCATGCCTCAATTCAATGGTTATCCGCAGTGATATTGCTTTACAGGGAGATATTCTTGGCGCTATAGTCCATTATCGGCATCTGAA
It includes:
- a CDS encoding uncharacterized protein (transcript_id=CADANIAT00003073); the protein is MAGKRKASGADSAPPSSKKPKQARGKGKKVEEPTETAPTTGVIVEDTINQALETAFLGTVLLDVRCLSIQWENQKRNRELQPSLVARLKDAFKNGIKRYAIEDHLKATTTNASFERLLEINFPLSEQKRDSELAYLRSRAATHSGLKSTMLHVKTVSPATPLTLRNGQHRVQALVELCDEQKQLAASGAFDDSGNPIGPPGDDDYLWAVDLYDSSQLKPDTLNALISNCDVVRKTNSEGYNALNIITYIEQLDDEERAERLKASNFKQWLNNVFGVNLTYTTRMITILKDKTLSKMIRLYCGTRYGENSFNWSLMARIQAGKQTEMWKQEFQKFFKFCSTIFGAKHQNLIVYNDWKMILALDQGRPLSQLRLLFFPKREDYWTEFTNGSVQRRKQPFPISSDYSSKLELPKLESPIVIQNQEFANRRPGFLVNLSDASYKDVFRHLHAHQNLYCPTWNNWVDLEKNVSSVVSKFLFLDEDDSAPSSETPEHKAWEFLQNLWELVRNENLWQDPNLQTFLNVPESTLGDNLEIDEENTPKKGQKMRNAEESRQQYLRRFQYVHWIQVVKLVIDARPDCLQGIMSEFNDINRLTAAYEPYTPWGDIFCKMNFSQNKMLQKTPCLNSMVIRSDIALQGDILGAIVHYRHLKQQMILTCEWGWKKPARKNPARPLVLIASPAEYETAVEVLQELAMLLAKFGYETDIDNWNEDLQSFTINRSNRTEPLQDRPAKKGFLTARPPKYVNLEDEARAMVKALQTSIVKNRLERPLPAKTLRLLKKSLSNVDLITSVEEQPVEKILRSDGTLLDGDDYVEFRSLIRKLHVKLQEILDAEDTDQLKNWRLEYRKVHSDFDVACSDELSGKILDDYSDLDEDGDGEDGDGEDGDGEDGDGEDGDGEDGDGEDGDGEDGDGEDGDGEDGDGKGGDSKDGDGEGGDQFSLTPR